A window of Polaribacter litorisediminis contains these coding sequences:
- a CDS encoding glycoside hydrolase family 30 protein, whose amino-acid sequence MLLISFGFYQCKEVKSNDENQLEKEQISFDIATATVKVYTTAHNSELKLTLTDTISFSDFKQPLETEIDIVVDPKNQFQEFVGIGAALTDASAETFYKLSKENQKLFLEAYFDIEKGIGYSLARTIIHSCDFSTASYTYVKEGDKELKTFSVDHDKKYRIPFTKKAIEAAGGKLTMYASPWSPPAFMKTNNSMLKGGKLKEEFYQPWANYYSKFIKAYEKEGIPIWGLSIQNEPMAVQRWESCIYTAEEERDFLKNYLGPTLEKDGLGDKKIIVWDHNRDLLYQRASTILNDPEAAKYVWGTGFHWYEDWKDDNPMFSNVASVQEAYPDKKLIFTEGCNEGYDVKRLENEDPSLAERYGKSMIKDFNNGTVAWTDWNILLDETGGPNHVGNLCFAPVHGNTQTDELTFTNSFYYIGHFSKFIRPGAKRITSVTSSNSIISTAFKNTNNSIAIIAMNTSDKTLDYTITIDLKTSKLQLLPHAIQTIVIN is encoded by the coding sequence ATGCTTCTTATTTCTTTTGGTTTTTATCAATGTAAAGAAGTAAAAAGCAATGATGAAAATCAATTAGAAAAAGAACAAATCTCTTTTGATATTGCAACAGCAACAGTAAAAGTTTATACCACAGCTCATAACTCAGAATTAAAACTTACACTAACAGATACCATTTCATTTTCAGACTTTAAACAACCGTTAGAAACAGAGATAGATATTGTAGTTGATCCTAAAAATCAATTTCAAGAATTTGTAGGAATAGGTGCAGCTTTAACAGATGCTTCTGCAGAAACCTTTTATAAATTATCAAAAGAAAACCAAAAGCTGTTTTTAGAAGCCTATTTTGATATAGAAAAAGGGATTGGCTATTCGTTAGCAAGAACAATTATTCACAGTTGCGATTTTTCAACAGCAAGTTACACCTATGTTAAAGAAGGTGATAAAGAACTCAAAACCTTTTCTGTAGATCATGATAAAAAATATAGAATTCCGTTTACAAAAAAAGCAATTGAAGCTGCAGGTGGCAAATTAACCATGTATGCAAGTCCTTGGAGTCCTCCTGCATTTATGAAAACAAATAACAGCATGTTAAAAGGAGGTAAATTAAAGGAAGAATTTTACCAACCTTGGGCAAATTATTACTCTAAATTTATAAAAGCTTATGAAAAAGAGGGAATTCCAATTTGGGGTCTTTCTATTCAAAATGAGCCAATGGCTGTGCAACGTTGGGAATCGTGTATTTATACAGCAGAAGAAGAGCGCGATTTTTTAAAAAATTATTTAGGACCAACATTAGAAAAAGATGGTTTAGGCGATAAAAAAATTATAGTTTGGGATCATAATAGAGATTTATTATATCAAAGAGCAAGTACTATTTTAAACGATCCAGAAGCCGCAAAATACGTTTGGGGAACAGGTTTTCATTGGTATGAAGATTGGAAAGACGACAATCCAATGTTTTCAAATGTGGCCAGCGTACAAGAAGCGTATCCCGATAAAAAACTGATTTTTACGGAAGGATGTAATGAAGGATATGACGTTAAAAGATTAGAAAATGAAGATCCATCATTAGCAGAACGTTATGGAAAATCGATGATTAAAGATTTTAACAATGGCACTGTTGCATGGACAGATTGGAATATCCTTTTAGATGAAACTGGAGGGCCAAATCATGTTGGAAATTTATGTTTTGCCCCAGTTCATGGAAACACACAAACAGATGAGTTAACCTTTACAAACTCCTTTTATTACATTGGTCATTTTTCTAAATTTATAAGACCAGGAGCAAAAAGAATTACCAGTGTTACAAGTTCTAATAGTATTATTTCTACAGCTTTTAAAAATACAAATAACAGTATTGCAATTATAGCAATGAATACTTCTGATAAAACTTTAGACTATACAATTACAATTGATTTAAAAACATCTAAATTACAACTATTGCCACATGCAATTCAAACCATTGTAATCAATTAA
- a CDS encoding glycoside hydrolase family 16 protein, with protein MKKIFLLNLILLGTLIFACKPKEKKDSNKNPTSGEWKVDFLDNFDTFNSNNWQDQRIWVNNETHCYVPDGEFGTREVSEGTLKLKVVDTGKPSPCDNLDKNGKQHPETQYVAGRIVSKNKKEFIKGKWTARLKLGSNGEPSMFPAWWLLGAQNNESPVQEENENICWPLTGSGEIDIFEHHGDHQKDHFTAGAIKSLGECDKGDWWSLRKGFDVTLNEYHEYSVEWEGSDLVYRVDDKEIYRNVGEGDKYPEPMFAILNFAKITDSPMKSKEWVMEVDWVKHEYK; from the coding sequence ATGAAAAAAATATTTTTATTAAATTTAATCTTATTAGGAACACTAATATTCGCATGTAAACCAAAAGAAAAAAAAGATTCAAATAAAAACCCAACTTCGGGTGAATGGAAAGTAGATTTTCTAGACAACTTCGATACTTTTAATTCAAATAATTGGCAAGACCAACGCATTTGGGTAAATAATGAAACACATTGCTATGTGCCTGATGGTGAATTTGGAACAAGAGAAGTGAGTGAGGGTACCTTAAAATTGAAAGTGGTAGATACAGGTAAACCAAGCCCCTGTGATAACTTGGATAAAAATGGAAAACAGCATCCAGAAACGCAATATGTAGCAGGACGCATTGTATCTAAAAACAAAAAAGAATTTATCAAAGGTAAATGGACTGCAAGATTAAAATTAGGGAGTAATGGGGAGCCAAGTATGTTTCCTGCTTGGTGGCTTTTAGGTGCACAAAATAACGAATCACCCGTACAAGAAGAAAATGAAAATATTTGTTGGCCTTTAACAGGTTCTGGTGAAATTGATATTTTTGAACATCACGGAGATCATCAAAAAGACCATTTTACAGCAGGTGCTATCAAAAGTTTAGGCGAATGTGATAAAGGTGATTGGTGGAGCTTGAGAAAAGGTTTTGATGTTACTCTAAATGAATATCATGAGTATTCTGTTGAGTGGGAAGGTAGTGATTTAGTGTACAGAGTGGATGATAAAGAGATCTATAGAAATGTTGGTGAAGGAGACAAATATCCTGAGCCTATGTTTGCTATTTTAAATTTTGCTAAAATTACAGATTCTCCAATGAAGAGTAAAGAGTGGGTTATGGAAGTTGATTGGGTAAAACACGAATATAAATAA
- a CDS encoding glycoside hydrolase family 3 protein, whose translation MIPSRIEPKFYLLSIVFLISVLNGCKNKTYFNEDRRIENKVDSLLALMTLDEKIGQMSQVRHFADMDSDNDIATKFIGSVIHTQGPNPGNDALGWQNRFKALQEKALSTRLGIPLLFAVDAVHGQNTFQGATIFPHNIGLGATQNTTLVKEVAQITAIEVQATGFNWTFSPCVAIPYNEKWGRVYEAFSENTVLTTKMAKASIEGLQGNLKDSHTVMATAKHFIGDGATDFGIEGGNTSLSMKEVSGKLLPPYKAAVKAKVGAVMASFNTLTGIPMHAHKVLINDTLKKNMGFDGIVISDWKGYSRFGKNEVINAGVDVLMAVDGDLEVFQNGLKNAVANDLVSIDRINDAVKRILRQKFRLDLFKNPYPNSSLISKIGSQNHRNKAREAVRESLVLLKNKNRILPLSKDFKKIVVVGEHANNSGLQSGGWTMAWQGIRENYKGATTILDGIKAITKAEIVYDKEATENHFDADVAIIVVGETPYAEMFGDINDSNKENKLTLSESHQKYITKYAENGVKTVVVLISGRPLVTTKQIHVSDAFIAAWLPGSEGDGIAEVLFGDYDFMGKLPHSWPKSVEDFNEKYGVNFWDTSKEPLYNFGYGLTYKNNESDKK comes from the coding sequence ATGATTCCATCAAGGATTGAACCTAAATTTTACTTGCTATCAATTGTTTTTTTGATTTCCGTTTTAAACGGATGTAAAAACAAAACTTATTTTAATGAAGATAGACGTATTGAAAACAAAGTTGATTCATTATTAGCCTTAATGACTTTAGACGAAAAAATAGGGCAAATGTCTCAAGTACGACATTTTGCAGATATGGATTCAGATAATGATATTGCCACAAAATTCATTGGATCTGTAATCCATACTCAAGGCCCAAATCCAGGAAATGATGCTTTAGGATGGCAAAACAGATTTAAAGCTTTGCAAGAAAAAGCCCTATCAACGCGTTTAGGAATTCCTTTATTATTTGCGGTAGATGCTGTTCATGGTCAAAATACTTTTCAAGGCGCAACTATTTTTCCTCATAATATTGGTTTGGGCGCAACTCAAAATACAACTTTGGTAAAAGAAGTTGCTCAAATTACAGCGATTGAAGTGCAAGCTACAGGTTTTAATTGGACATTTTCCCCTTGTGTTGCCATTCCTTATAATGAAAAATGGGGAAGAGTGTACGAAGCATTTTCAGAAAACACGGTACTAACAACTAAAATGGCAAAAGCTTCAATAGAAGGTCTTCAAGGAAATTTAAAAGACAGCCATACAGTAATGGCAACGGCTAAACATTTTATTGGCGATGGAGCAACAGATTTCGGAATAGAAGGAGGAAATACGTCTTTATCTATGAAAGAAGTTTCAGGAAAATTATTACCACCTTACAAAGCTGCTGTAAAAGCGAAAGTAGGCGCAGTAATGGCTTCATTTAACACGTTAACAGGCATACCAATGCACGCTCATAAAGTTTTAATTAACGATACCTTAAAAAAAAATATGGGTTTTGACGGAATTGTCATATCTGATTGGAAAGGCTATTCTAGGTTTGGTAAAAATGAAGTAATTAATGCAGGTGTAGATGTGTTGATGGCTGTTGATGGTGATTTAGAAGTTTTTCAAAATGGATTAAAAAATGCAGTTGCGAATGATTTGGTTTCTATTGATAGAATTAATGATGCTGTTAAAAGAATTTTAAGACAAAAATTTAGACTCGATTTATTTAAAAACCCATATCCAAATTCATCTTTAATCTCAAAAATTGGAAGTCAAAATCATCGAAATAAAGCAAGAGAGGCTGTTCGTGAATCATTAGTATTGTTAAAAAATAAGAATCGTATTTTACCATTAAGTAAAGACTTTAAAAAAATAGTTGTGGTAGGGGAACATGCTAATAATTCAGGATTGCAATCTGGTGGTTGGACAATGGCTTGGCAAGGTATAAGAGAAAATTACAAAGGTGCAACGACTATTTTAGACGGCATAAAAGCCATTACCAAAGCAGAAATTGTTTATGATAAAGAAGCCACAGAAAATCATTTTGATGCAGATGTAGCCATCATTGTTGTGGGTGAAACACCTTATGCAGAAATGTTTGGAGATATTAATGATTCGAATAAAGAAAATAAACTAACTTTAAGTGAGTCACATCAAAAATACATAACAAAATATGCTGAAAATGGCGTTAAAACAGTAGTTGTTTTAATTTCTGGAAGACCTTTAGTAACTACAAAACAAATACATGTATCCGATGCATTTATTGCTGCTTGGTTGCCAGGATCAGAAGGAGATGGAATTGCAGAGGTGCTTTTTGGTGATTACGATTTTATGGGTAAATTGCCACATTCTTGGCCTAAATCTGTAGAAGATTTTAATGAAAAATATGGTGTTAATTTTTGGGATACATCAAAAGAACCATTGTATAATTTTGGGTACGGTTTAACTTATAAAAACAACGAAAGTGATAAAAAGTAG